In Suttonella indologenes, one genomic interval encodes:
- a CDS encoding TRAP transporter permease, protein MTEKALASSEDLEDLVASNDTGGRLPNKKAVRRLIFWVAVAWSLFQIYYASRLPYEFQNLLNSIGLNTWNVVVDDTRARSIHLAFALFLAFLSYPAFRNSPRHYVPWQDWLLAFGGAFLAMYYIFFYQDLIQRVGAPVTQDIIAGCLGILILLEATRRSLGLPLVIIAGGFLLYNYVGQFFPIAWMVSHRSGSLSQMINQQWITTEGVFGVALGVSTKYVFLFVLFGALLDKAGAGNYFIKTAFAYLGHFRGGPAKAAVVASGLTGIISGSSIANVVTTGTFTVPMMKRVGFSKEKAGAVEVASSINGQIMPPVMGAAAFLMIEYVNMPYSQLIKHAFLPAVISYIALVYIVHLEACKQNMQGLPRTDPPNPLLISLMRLISMVSVTVMLAFAVYYGMGWLKKLTPDFAFPILCLILFSAYVLLVRRVAQFPDLVPDNPNDPVVKLPSVKPTVNAGLHFLIPVVILIWCLMVEKLSPGLSAYYGTIALIFIQLTQRPLLNFFRKTGHIKAAFKQGWQDVLDGLETGARNMIGIGIATATAGIIVGVVALTGFGSQLSNIIEVLSMGNIILMLLLVAVFSLILGMGLPTTANYIVVSSLMAVVIVEVGRQNGLVVPLIAVHLFVFYFGIMADVTPPVGLASFAAAAISGGDPIKTGLVAFWYSMRTALLPFLFIFNTDLLLLNVGFMQGVMIFIVATIAMLAFTAASMGWFLRKNNCLDTLLLLLVTAILFRPGFFMNYISPSTRDIAPEQLVSEIMTVPVGSDMEFYVGGMNEYGRPITFYAHVPVGEGDNGEERLQNMGLTIIDTGEEEEIDGEMRRKFLIDDVALDSTAKAAGLDWDQTLISLKVPVADSLSRYWMYIVGLALLALAAFMQLKRREKSPDIASS, encoded by the coding sequence ATGACAGAAAAAGCCTTAGCAAGTTCTGAAGATTTGGAAGATCTTGTTGCCTCGAATGACACGGGCGGACGTCTGCCTAATAAAAAAGCGGTGCGCCGTTTGATATTTTGGGTGGCGGTTGCTTGGTCTTTGTTCCAAATTTACTATGCCTCGCGTCTGCCCTATGAATTTCAAAATTTATTGAATTCCATCGGATTGAATACTTGGAATGTAGTGGTGGATGATACGCGGGCGCGTTCTATCCATTTGGCATTTGCGCTTTTTTTGGCTTTTCTCTCTTATCCTGCCTTTAGAAATTCTCCGCGTCATTATGTGCCTTGGCAAGATTGGCTGCTCGCCTTCGGCGGCGCTTTTTTAGCCATGTATTACATTTTCTTTTATCAAGACTTGATTCAGCGCGTCGGCGCGCCGGTTACGCAAGACATCATTGCCGGTTGTCTGGGTATTTTAATTTTATTAGAAGCGACACGTCGCAGTCTGGGTCTGCCGCTGGTGATTATTGCAGGCGGATTTTTACTGTATAACTATGTGGGACAATTTTTCCCGATTGCTTGGATGGTCTCGCATCGCAGCGGCTCTCTGAGTCAAATGATTAATCAGCAATGGATTACCACCGAAGGGGTATTCGGCGTGGCTTTGGGCGTTTCGACCAAATACGTGTTCTTATTTGTCTTATTCGGCGCCTTATTGGATAAGGCAGGTGCAGGTAATTATTTCATCAAAACCGCCTTTGCTTATTTGGGGCATTTTCGCGGCGGACCGGCAAAAGCGGCGGTAGTCGCCTCTGGTTTGACGGGCATCATTTCCGGTTCTTCCATTGCCAATGTGGTCACCACCGGTACTTTTACCGTGCCGATGATGAAACGCGTCGGGTTTTCAAAAGAAAAAGCGGGGGCGGTGGAAGTCGCCTCGTCTATTAACGGACAAATCATGCCGCCGGTAATGGGCGCAGCGGCGTTTTTGATGATCGAATACGTCAATATGCCGTATAGTCAGTTGATTAAACACGCATTCTTGCCGGCAGTAATTTCCTATATCGCCTTGGTCTATATCGTGCATTTGGAAGCCTGCAAGCAGAATATGCAGGGTTTACCGCGCACCGACCCGCCTAATCCGCTTTTGATTAGCCTGATGCGTTTAATCAGTATGGTCAGTGTGACGGTTATGTTGGCATTTGCGGTCTATTACGGCATGGGTTGGCTGAAAAAACTCACGCCTGATTTTGCTTTCCCGATTTTATGTCTCATCTTATTCTCCGCCTATGTGCTTTTGGTGCGGCGAGTGGCACAATTCCCTGATTTAGTACCGGATAATCCTAATGATCCAGTGGTGAAACTGCCTTCTGTCAAGCCGACCGTCAATGCCGGTTTGCATTTCTTAATACCGGTGGTGATTTTGATTTGGTGCTTGATGGTAGAAAAATTATCTCCCGGCCTATCTGCTTATTACGGCACGATTGCCCTGATTTTTATCCAATTGACTCAGCGCCCTTTACTGAATTTCTTCCGCAAAACAGGGCATATCAAAGCCGCCTTTAAGCAAGGTTGGCAGGATGTATTAGACGGTTTGGAAACCGGCGCACGCAATATGATCGGTATCGGCATTGCCACGGCAACCGCAGGAATTATCGTGGGTGTAGTGGCTTTAACGGGCTTCGGCTCGCAGCTGTCGAATATTATTGAAGTATTGTCGATGGGCAATATTATTTTAATGCTGCTCTTGGTTGCCGTGTTCAGCCTGATTCTGGGCATGGGTTTGCCGACGACGGCAAACTATATCGTGGTCTCCTCTTTAATGGCGGTGGTGATTGTAGAAGTCGGGCGGCAAAACGGTTTGGTGGTGCCGCTGATTGCCGTGCATTTGTTTGTCTTTTATTTCGGCATCATGGCGGATGTGACCCCGCCGGTCGGTTTGGCAAGCTTTGCCGCAGCAGCGATTTCCGGCGGCGATCCGATTAAAACGGGCTTGGTTGCGTTTTGGTACAGTATGCGTACCGCTTTGCTGCCTTTCCTGTTTATTTTCAATACCGATTTGCTCTTATTGAATGTCGGCTTTATGCAGGGTGTGATGATATTTATTGTTGCCACGATTGCCATGTTGGCATTTACCGCCGCCAGTATGGGTTGGTTCTTGAGAAAAAATAACTGCTTGGATACCCTCTTGCTCTTATTGGTCACGGCGATTTTATTCCGCCCGGGATTCTTTATGAATTATATTTCGCCGAGCACACGCGATATTGCACCCGAGCAATTGGTCAGCGAGATTATGACGGTGCCGGTCGGATCGGATATGGAATTTTATGTCGGCGGTATGAATGAATATGGGCGTCCGATTACTTTTTATGCACATGTGCCGGTAGGAGAGGGCGATAACGGCGAAGAACGCCTGCAAAATATGGGCTTGACGATTATCGATACCGGCGAAGAAGAAGAGATTGACGGCGAAATGCGTCGTAAATTCCTCATTGACGATGTGGCCTTGGATTCTACTGCAAAAGCCGCAGGTTTGGATTGGGATCAAACGCTGATTTCTCTCAAAGTACCGGTGGCAGACAGTTTGTCGCGCTATTGGATGTATATCGTCGGTCTGGCATTATTGGCTCTGGCTGCATTCATGCAATTGAAAAGACGTGAAAAATCGCCCGATATTGCTTCTTCTTAA
- a CDS encoding TAXI family TRAP transporter solute-binding subunit, with the protein MRKTLLKTSLAVACSAMAATSIAESFVTIGTGGQTGVYYVVGQSVCRLVNRDTATTGIKCNNPSTGGSVDNLNAIAAGERQMGTVQSDSEFRAYRGLGEFEGKKIEKLRTMFSIYPEAFTVVARADTGVKTFDDLKGKRVNIGNPGSGTRTTMEALMKEKGWTTADFAVAAELKPAEMASALCDNNLDVIAYTVGNPSGAIKEAAASCASTLVTVSGPEVDKLLADNSYFAKVTIPGGTYDGSPNDTDTLGVMALLVTSSDVPDEAVYQVTKAVFDNFERFQKLHPAFENSTPEKMVTEGISAPLAEGSKKYFMEKGWIK; encoded by the coding sequence ATGCGTAAAACCTTACTCAAAACCTCTTTGGCAGTTGCTTGTTCGGCAATGGCGGCGACTTCAATCGCAGAATCTTTCGTCACTATCGGCACCGGCGGTCAAACAGGGGTCTATTATGTAGTAGGGCAATCTGTTTGCCGCTTGGTAAACCGTGATACCGCGACTACCGGCATCAAATGTAATAACCCTTCAACCGGCGGCTCGGTGGATAATCTGAATGCGATTGCTGCCGGCGAACGCCAGATGGGCACCGTACAATCAGACAGCGAATTTCGCGCCTATCGCGGTTTGGGCGAGTTTGAAGGTAAGAAAATTGAAAAATTGCGCACCATGTTCTCGATTTATCCGGAAGCCTTTACCGTGGTGGCGCGTGCAGATACCGGCGTGAAAACCTTTGACGATTTGAAAGGCAAGCGTGTGAATATCGGTAATCCGGGTTCCGGCACGCGTACCACGATGGAAGCTCTGATGAAAGAAAAAGGTTGGACGACCGCCGATTTCGCCGTGGCGGCAGAATTAAAACCTGCGGAAATGGCTTCGGCGCTTTGCGATAACAATCTGGACGTCATTGCTTATACCGTCGGTAATCCCTCAGGCGCGATTAAAGAAGCCGCCGCTTCTTGTGCTTCTACCTTGGTAACGGTCAGCGGTCCGGAAGTGGATAAACTCTTAGCCGATAACTCTTATTTCGCTAAAGTAACTATCCCCGGCGGCACTTATGACGGCAGCCCGAACGATACCGATACTTTAGGCGTGATGGCTTTGTTAGTCACTTCAAGCGATGTGCCGGATGAAGCCGTTTATCAAGTGACTAAAGCGGTATTTGATAATTTCGAGCGTTTCCAAAAACTGCATCCGGCTTTTGAAAACAGCACGCCTGAAAAAATGGTGACCGAAGGCATTTCTGCACCGTTAGCGGAAGGTTCGAAAAAATATTTTATGGAAAAAGGCTGGATTAAATAA
- a CDS encoding peptidoglycan-binding domain-containing protein, with the protein MKKKISTLLIAAAVVSMAQAQEASTLAADEAAIGSNVQSLPVPQVTAGQCQALVVVPAQFEPRSEQVEIKEAATTFEIVPAEYEWTEEQVMVKPAGEELRIVPATYKTVTKEIEIEPVTVEKTVVPPKYTEVSDEIEARPAYLTAHNQGGSRTFQSVGEALRLTEVPVQKESITRQVVQEPARVEDKEIEAKFETIEVQELDQEATVERVPFEAEYKTVRVRKLVKEAEEREVEIPAEYAELKVFDKVADAQMRWEQVLCSHEVNENTIRAVQVALNKAGYNTGTPDGALGPATMSALERYQRDNNLATGGVTMETMRALGVSN; encoded by the coding sequence ATGAAAAAGAAAATTTCTACCCTGCTGATTGCGGCTGCCGTGGTAAGCATGGCGCAAGCGCAAGAGGCTAGTACCCTTGCAGCTGACGAAGCGGCCATCGGCAGCAATGTGCAAAGTTTGCCGGTGCCGCAAGTCACTGCCGGACAATGCCAAGCCTTAGTGGTTGTGCCTGCGCAATTCGAACCGCGCTCAGAGCAAGTGGAAATCAAAGAAGCGGCGACAACGTTTGAAATCGTGCCGGCAGAATACGAGTGGACGGAAGAGCAAGTCATGGTCAAACCTGCGGGCGAAGAATTGAGAATCGTGCCGGCAACCTATAAAACCGTTACCAAAGAAATCGAAATCGAACCGGTTACCGTAGAAAAAACCGTTGTTCCACCGAAATACACCGAAGTCAGCGACGAAATCGAAGCGCGTCCGGCATATTTGACCGCGCATAATCAAGGCGGCAGCCGTACTTTCCAATCGGTAGGCGAGGCTTTGCGTTTGACTGAAGTGCCTGTGCAAAAAGAAAGCATCACGCGCCAAGTGGTGCAAGAGCCTGCGCGCGTAGAAGACAAAGAAATCGAAGCGAAATTTGAAACCATTGAAGTGCAAGAGCTGGACCAAGAAGCCACGGTCGAGCGCGTGCCTTTTGAAGCGGAATACAAAACCGTACGCGTGCGCAAACTCGTGAAAGAAGCCGAAGAGCGCGAAGTGGAAATTCCTGCCGAATACGCGGAACTGAAAGTGTTCGACAAAGTCGCCGATGCGCAAATGCGTTGGGAACAAGTACTGTGCTCGCATGAAGTGAATGAAAACACCATCCGCGCCGTGCAGGTCGCTTTGAATAAAGCCGGCTATAACACCGGTACGCCGGACGGCGCTTTAGGCCCTGCAACGATGAGCGCTTTGGAACGTTATCAGCGCGACAACAATTTAGCCACCGGCGGCGTGACCATGGAAACCATGCGTGCGCTGGGTGTGTCTAACTAA
- a CDS encoding universal stress protein — MYQKIFVAVDLEHEASAKKSIHAARQLGGESAQYIIASVLPFSSSSMVSNYLPKDYRKRVKDEVHARLDELVMTFQWQDNVKTEIYSGSIYEELTDAAKALHCDVLLIGSGRNGHGLGGNAQRVAQFFNQSVLIVR; from the coding sequence ATGTATCAGAAAATTTTTGTGGCGGTGGATTTGGAACATGAGGCTTCTGCCAAAAAGAGCATTCATGCTGCGCGGCAATTAGGCGGCGAGAGCGCACAATATATTATTGCCAGCGTTCTGCCTTTTAGCAGCAGTAGCATGGTCAGCAATTATTTGCCGAAAGATTATCGCAAACGTGTCAAAGACGAAGTACATGCCCGTTTGGACGAATTGGTAATGACCTTTCAATGGCAGGATAACGTCAAAACCGAGATTTACAGCGGTTCCATCTATGAAGAATTGACTGATGCGGCAAAAGCCTTACATTGCGATGTGCTGCTGATCGGTTCCGGTCGCAACGGACACGGATTGGGCGGCAATGCCCAACGCGTGGCGCAATTTTTCAATCAATCCGTTCTGATTGTGCGTTAA
- the gluQRS gene encoding tRNA glutamyl-Q(34) synthetase GluQRS yields the protein MNTSSYRGRFAPTPSGPLHFGSLCTALGSYLDARHHQGAWLIRIEDVDSQRSKAAHQTSILHSLAAHGLQSDEDIRIQSRHLQDYEQALRRLRPHLYLCDCHRKDWQAQAHMGALGKVYPQTCRQNGLGEMPPQRTLRLALPAQLCRFTDLHAGLCRYDLTTEIGDPVLKRRDGDIAYALAVVVDDALQNISHIVRGADLLAATCISRVLQELLGYPMPQTLHLPLALDAQGRKLSKQNHAAAIDDRQASANLLTALAFLHQDCSGLRSSDSPQHILARAAARWSRASLPDISL from the coding sequence ATGAACACCTCTTCTTACCGCGGACGCTTTGCCCCCACCCCTAGCGGTCCCCTGCATTTCGGCTCGCTCTGCACCGCCTTGGGCAGCTATTTGGATGCGCGACATCATCAAGGCGCATGGCTGATTCGGATTGAGGATGTGGACAGCCAGCGCTCAAAAGCCGCGCATCAGACGAGTATCTTGCACAGCCTTGCCGCCCACGGACTGCAATCCGATGAAGACATTCGCATTCAAAGCCGGCATCTTCAAGATTATGAACAGGCTTTACGGCGCTTGCGTCCCCACCTTTATCTCTGCGACTGCCACCGCAAAGACTGGCAAGCCCAAGCGCATATGGGCGCATTAGGCAAAGTCTATCCGCAAACCTGCCGCCAAAACGGATTGGGCGAAATGCCGCCGCAGCGCACCTTGCGCCTTGCCCTGCCCGCACAACTCTGCCGCTTTACAGACCTACATGCCGGCTTATGCCGCTATGATTTAACAACAGAAATCGGCGATCCCGTATTAAAACGACGTGACGGCGACATCGCCTACGCGCTTGCGGTGGTGGTGGATGACGCCCTGCAAAATATCAGCCATATCGTGCGCGGGGCGGATTTGCTCGCCGCGACCTGCATCTCGCGTGTTCTACAAGAACTGCTCGGTTATCCCATGCCGCAAACCCTGCATTTGCCCTTAGCGCTGGACGCGCAAGGACGCAAACTCAGCAAACAAAACCATGCCGCCGCCATTGACGACCGACAAGCGAGCGCGAATTTGCTCACCGCTTTGGCTTTTTTGCATCAGGATTGCAGCGGCTTACGCAGCAGCGACAGTCCGCAGCATATTCTTGCCCGTGCCGCCGCCAGATGGTCGAGAGCCTCTTTGCCCGACATCTCCTTATGA
- a CDS encoding anaerobic C4-dicarboxylate transporter, which translates to MLYGGFLFLLLMLYTGSRFGGIGLGVVSGIGLLIEVFIFRMPIGKAPTNVMLIILAVVTCASILEAAGGLKYMLQVAERILRKNPKRVTLLGPMVTYVMTFLLGTGHSVYSIMPIIGDVALKNNIRPERPMAAASVASQLAITSSPLSAAVAEYLLQIAKIPGYEHISLLNIISVTVPATFLGMLALSLYSMYRGKELEDDPEYQRRLQDPIWRDRILNTTSTSLNDTLPAGAKKAVYLFLGALLAIVVVAMVPEIRTIGEGEKIKPISMSLIIQMMMLAFGGIILIATKINPQTVPNGVVFKSGMVACIAIYGIAWMSDTYFQFAMPEFKETVTGMVNTYPWTFAFALFAVSVVINSQAATAVMMLPVGIQLGIEPKVLIGLIPATYAYFFIPNYPSDIATVNFDVTGTTKIGKYYFNHSFMLPGLIGVTVACLVGMAIAKVLI; encoded by the coding sequence ATACTCTACGGCGGATTTTTGTTCTTGCTGCTCATGCTCTATACGGGTAGCCGTTTTGGAGGAATCGGGCTCGGCGTGGTGTCGGGTATCGGTTTGCTGATAGAGGTCTTCATTTTTCGTATGCCGATCGGTAAAGCGCCTACAAATGTGATGTTGATTATTTTAGCTGTCGTCACCTGTGCGTCTATCTTGGAAGCGGCGGGCGGCTTGAAATATATGCTGCAAGTTGCCGAGCGTATTTTGCGTAAAAATCCGAAACGCGTCACGCTCTTAGGTCCGATGGTTACTTATGTGATGACTTTCCTCTTAGGCACGGGGCATTCCGTGTATTCCATCATGCCGATTATCGGCGACGTGGCCTTGAAGAATAATATCCGACCCGAGCGCCCGATGGCGGCAGCTTCCGTCGCTTCGCAATTGGCGATTACTTCCAGTCCTTTGTCTGCCGCGGTGGCGGAGTATTTGCTGCAGATTGCGAAAATTCCCGGCTATGAGCATATTTCCCTGCTTAACATCATCAGCGTGACCGTTCCTGCGACTTTCTTAGGCATGTTGGCTTTGTCTTTATACAGCATGTATCGCGGCAAAGAATTGGAGGATGATCCGGAGTATCAACGCCGTTTGCAAGATCCGATTTGGCGCGATCGCATTCTTAATACTACCAGCACCAGTTTGAATGACACATTGCCGGCAGGGGCGAAAAAAGCGGTGTATTTATTCCTTGGGGCTTTGTTGGCGATTGTCGTGGTGGCGATGGTGCCGGAAATCCGCACAATCGGCGAGGGAGAGAAAATAAAACCGATTTCCATGTCCTTGATTATTCAAATGATGATGTTGGCATTCGGCGGTATTATTCTGATTGCGACCAAAATCAATCCCCAAACCGTACCCAATGGCGTGGTGTTTAAATCGGGAATGGTGGCTTGTATTGCCATTTACGGTATTGCTTGGATGAGCGATACCTATTTCCAATTTGCTATGCCTGAATTTAAAGAGACGGTAACGGGTATGGTGAATACCTATCCTTGGACTTTTGCCTTCGCGCTGTTTGCCGTATCCGTAGTGATTAACAGCCAAGCGGCGACGGCGGTGATGATGTTGCCGGTGGGCATTCAGCTCGGTATTGAACCTAAGGTCTTAATCGGTTTGATTCCGGCGACTTATGCCTATTTCTTCATTCCGAATTATCCCTCGGACATTGCAACGGTCAATTTCGATGTAACGGGCACCACCAAAATCGGCAAATACTATTTCAACCACAGCTTTATGCTGCCGGGCTTGATTGGGGTGACGGTGGCTTGCTTGGTCGGTATGGCAATTGCCAAAGTTTTGATTTAA
- the tgt gene encoding tRNA guanosine(34) transglycosylase Tgt, with protein sequence MKYTLLAQDGNARRGYLTFPNGQVVQTPVFMPVGTLGTVKGLSVEELHGIGAEIILGNTFHLMLRPGEDIVQAHGGLHQFMNWDKPILTDSGGFQVFSLAKIRKISEEGVRFRSPIDGSEVFLTPERSMQVQRALNSNIVMQFDECTPYPATHMEAANSMRLSLRWAARSKAAHAGSPNHLFGIVQGGVYEDLRRESAQALAAMDLPGYAIGGLAVGEPKEAREQTLDVTMPLMPQNKPRYLMGVGKPVDLVEGVRRGVDMFDCVMPSRNARNAYLFTRFGVLKLRNSRYKNDLRPIEEGCNCYTCRHYSRAYLHHLDKCNEMLGARLNTIHNLHYYVHLMHAMRAAIEQQTFDAFAREFYALQAEGVAGY encoded by the coding sequence ATGAAATATACACTTTTGGCTCAAGACGGCAATGCGCGCCGCGGCTATCTTACTTTCCCCAATGGACAAGTGGTGCAAACTCCTGTGTTTATGCCCGTCGGTACTTTGGGTACGGTCAAGGGGCTTTCTGTTGAAGAATTGCATGGCATCGGCGCGGAAATTATTTTGGGCAATACCTTTCATTTAATGCTGCGCCCCGGTGAGGATATTGTGCAGGCGCACGGCGGTTTGCATCAGTTTATGAATTGGGACAAACCGATTTTGACTGATTCAGGCGGTTTCCAAGTCTTTTCATTGGCGAAAATCCGCAAAATCAGCGAAGAAGGCGTGCGTTTTCGTTCGCCGATTGACGGCAGCGAAGTCTTTTTAACGCCCGAGCGATCCATGCAGGTGCAGCGCGCGCTCAACAGCAATATTGTGATGCAGTTTGACGAATGCACGCCTTATCCCGCCACGCACATGGAAGCGGCGAATTCCATGCGCCTGTCTTTGCGCTGGGCGGCGCGTTCCAAAGCCGCACATGCCGGCAGTCCGAATCATTTGTTCGGCATCGTGCAAGGCGGCGTATATGAGGATTTGCGCCGCGAATCGGCACAGGCGCTGGCGGCTATGGATTTGCCCGGCTATGCCATCGGCGGCTTGGCGGTCGGCGAGCCCAAAGAAGCGCGGGAACAAACCCTAGACGTTACCATGCCTTTGATGCCTCAAAACAAACCGCGTTATTTGATGGGCGTAGGCAAGCCGGTGGATTTGGTGGAAGGCGTGCGCCGCGGTGTGGATATGTTTGACTGCGTCATGCCTTCGCGCAATGCCCGCAATGCCTATCTCTTTACGCGTTTCGGCGTCTTGAAATTGCGCAACAGCCGTTATAAAAACGATTTACGTCCGATAGAAGAGGGCTGCAATTGTTATACCTGCCGCCATTACAGCCGCGCATATCTGCATCATTTGGACAAATGCAATGAGATGCTTGGTGCGCGTTTAAACACCATTCACAATCTGCATTACTATGTGCATTTGATGCATGCGATGCGGGCGGCGATTGAGCAGCAGACTTTTGATGCTTTTGCGCGCGAATTTTACGCCTTACAAGCTGAGGGCGTAGCAGGGTATTAA